A genomic stretch from Verrucomicrobiota bacterium includes:
- a CDS encoding c-type cytochrome — protein sequence MIIVQKIMWLVLFICLLVLLFPVGCTRSKESAAGFRLPEGNVEQGKLAFVELDCVRCHTIAGMEDAFTYVSPRGIEVVLGGETTRVKTYGQLVTSVIYPDHIILPKYRGDYTDRDGNSEMADLTEEMTAKQLIDLVTFLESTYKVVLPDYAYEGIYP from the coding sequence ATGATTATCGTCCAAAAAATTATGTGGTTGGTGTTATTCATTTGCCTCTTGGTTTTACTCTTCCCGGTAGGCTGTACGCGTTCAAAGGAATCGGCAGCAGGATTCCGACTGCCTGAGGGAAATGTTGAGCAAGGTAAACTTGCTTTCGTGGAATTGGACTGTGTTCGATGCCATACCATTGCCGGCATGGAAGATGCCTTTACCTATGTTTCTCCGAGAGGAATTGAAGTTGTTTTAGGAGGGGAAACAACACGCGTAAAAACCTATGGCCAATTGGTGACGTCTGTTATTTATCCTGATCATATAATCCTACCGAAGTATCGTGGAGATTATACAGACCGGGATGGAAATTCAGAAATGGCTGATCTGACAGAAGAAATGACTGCGAAACAGCTCATAGACTTGGTCACCTTTTTGGAATCCACTTACAAAGTGGTTCTACCGGATTATGCCTATGAGGGGATTTACCCTTAA
- a CDS encoding alpha/beta hydrolase, which produces MRTTTTIIIAGLLALKSAIAQTDFIETNVQVAQNVEGKLVVPGGEEAKRAILILHGFNDHMDSVGDLHKLAAHGLAKEGFGSLRINFRGEGIRNNSVITSTLESRTEDAENAYRFLKKQFPEASFGITGWSMGGSTAIILMGTHPNWFESAVFWSSGGHNLKDKLAVGETPEHSAMIKKILLEGKAENQSWTTITYTRENYASWIGFDSADYLGKYEGAFLGIRGSDDFLPLHEPEWLKILKGEPLAYHVLGGADHIFNVLDPQKSQGDTVVKLTLDWFQNTLK; this is translated from the coding sequence ATGCGAACAACCACGACTATTATCATAGCTGGACTACTGGCCTTAAAATCGGCCATAGCACAAACTGACTTCATCGAAACGAACGTTCAGGTCGCCCAAAATGTTGAAGGGAAATTGGTCGTACCAGGTGGAGAAGAGGCGAAACGAGCGATTTTGATTCTCCATGGTTTCAACGATCACATGGATAGTGTCGGTGATTTACATAAACTAGCTGCTCACGGTCTGGCAAAAGAAGGATTTGGCAGCCTCCGAATCAATTTTCGAGGAGAAGGAATTCGCAATAACAGTGTGATAACTTCGACACTGGAATCCCGAACCGAAGATGCAGAAAACGCCTACCGTTTTTTGAAGAAACAATTTCCAGAAGCTTCATTTGGAATAACGGGGTGGAGTATGGGTGGCAGCACAGCGATTATTCTGATGGGTACCCACCCAAACTGGTTTGAATCGGCCGTATTTTGGTCAAGCGGAGGACACAACTTGAAAGATAAGCTCGCGGTAGGCGAAACTCCTGAACACAGCGCGATGATAAAAAAAATCCTGTTAGAAGGAAAGGCTGAGAATCAAAGTTGGACGACCATCACCTACACTCGGGAAAACTACGCAAGCTGGATCGGCTTCGACTCTGCTGATTATTTGGGAAAGTACGAAGGAGCATTTCTAGGCATTCGTGGATCAGATGATTTTTTACCACTCCATGAACCCGAATGGTTGAAAATCCTTAAAGGCGAGCCCCTGGCTTATCATGTACTGGGAGGCGCTGATCACATATTCAATGTGCTTGACCCACAAAAAAGCCAAGGCGATACAGTGGTTAAACTCACATTGGATTGGTTTCAAAACACACTAAAATAA
- a CDS encoding amino acid racemase codes for MKETLGILGGMGPLASAEFVKTLYEFNLVDKEQSAPACILYSDPSIPDRTEAILRGDTKKVIQRIQTGLENLNKLGATHFVIACISSHYFIPNFPKEFKDSIISLVDIALREVDGFPGKCLLLATNGTIRAKTFQKHPLWENLKGKLLIPEEKDQVSIHEFIYKQIKPNRTMVSESFLLSLMEKYDVDAFVAGCTEFHLTNKKLLASGNPSLRFIDPLYSIGREFPSLVRQQGVKQR; via the coding sequence ATGAAAGAGACATTAGGCATATTAGGTGGAATGGGGCCTTTGGCTTCGGCAGAGTTTGTTAAAACTCTATATGAATTTAACTTGGTTGATAAGGAGCAATCGGCACCCGCTTGCATTCTCTATTCGGACCCTTCGATTCCAGACAGAACAGAGGCCATCCTGCGTGGTGACACAAAGAAGGTAATTCAACGTATCCAGACTGGGCTTGAAAACTTAAACAAGCTAGGTGCCACACACTTTGTAATAGCATGTATCTCTTCACATTACTTTATTCCGAATTTTCCAAAAGAATTCAAAGATTCAATCATTTCGTTGGTAGATATTGCATTAAGGGAGGTTGATGGTTTTCCGGGCAAATGCCTACTGCTGGCAACCAACGGAACGATCCGGGCCAAAACATTCCAGAAGCACCCGTTGTGGGAAAATTTGAAAGGGAAACTCTTGATACCCGAAGAAAAGGATCAGGTGAGTATCCACGAATTCATTTACAAACAAATTAAGCCCAATCGAACGATGGTCAGTGAATCATTTCTCTTATCTTTAATGGAAAAATACGATGTAGATGCTTTTGTTGCCGGCTGCACCGAATTCCACCTGACGAACAAAAAACTACTTGCTTCCGGCAATCCCTCACTTCGCTTCATTGACCCACTTTATAGCATTGGCAGGGAGTTCCCGAGTCTCGTGAGGCAACAGGGTGTTAAACAGCGCTAA
- a CDS encoding VF530 family protein, whose translation MGEHISKDPLHGVTLEYIIKNLVEYYGWEELGKLIPIRCFDTDPSITSSLRFLRKTPWARTKVEGLYIYTLKKESRDESTDCKDRGL comes from the coding sequence ATGGGCGAACACATTTCCAAGGATCCTCTTCACGGCGTTACGCTTGAATATATTATCAAAAACCTGGTGGAGTACTACGGCTGGGAAGAACTGGGTAAACTCATTCCCATTCGTTGCTTTGATACCGACCCCTCCATAACTTCCAGTCTAAGATTTCTGCGCAAGACTCCCTGGGCGAGAACCAAAGTCGAGGGACTTTACATTTACACGTTGAAAAAGGAAAGCAGAGATGAATCTACTGATTGCAAGGATAGAGGTCTTTGA
- a CDS encoding arylsulfatase: MKYIYFLSVCFFTCASICLADTRPNIVFIMADDMGSGDVQALNPNSKIPTPNLNRLAGEGMTFTDAHSPSAVCTPTRYGLMTGRYCWRSPLTHGVLNGYGAPIIERDRETVASFLKKQGYATGIVGKWHLGLGFQKTAGEWDWAKHVDYSPVDVGFDYSLVIPASLDFPPYVYVEGHTITGLPDRIHPGSGFPHFLRKGELGSDFSIIDCLDTLTQKAANYINDQSKTEQPFFLYFPLTAPHKPAMPHSRFKGKTDLGPYGDFVMQVDWTVGQVLKAIDDAGIYDNTLVIYTSDNGSYMYRQTDSNEPDHVNDETVQGFYEANHTANGELRGTKADIWEAGHRVPFFVRWPGKVNSGSKSDRTITHTDFFATAAEVVGSELPPPTVAAQDSFSFLPLMIGNEKAFKRAPVIHHSGGAMFAIRDGDWKLVLGNGSGGRQLPKGNRFERPWSLFNMKEDLSETEDRYNQNPSKAKALELEAVKLITNNRSR, encoded by the coding sequence ATGAAGTATATCTATTTCCTTTCAGTTTGCTTTTTTACCTGTGCCTCCATTTGCCTCGCAGACACTCGTCCGAACATCGTCTTCATTATGGCCGACGACATGGGGTCCGGCGATGTGCAGGCCTTAAATCCGAATTCCAAAATACCAACCCCAAACCTAAATAGATTGGCGGGGGAAGGTATGACTTTTACGGATGCGCATTCACCATCCGCCGTTTGCACTCCTACTCGATACGGTTTGATGACTGGCCGCTACTGTTGGCGAAGCCCATTGACTCATGGAGTACTCAATGGGTACGGAGCTCCCATTATTGAGCGGGATCGTGAGACGGTTGCGTCCTTTTTGAAGAAACAAGGTTATGCTACCGGAATTGTCGGAAAATGGCATCTGGGGTTAGGATTTCAAAAGACTGCCGGTGAGTGGGATTGGGCCAAACACGTGGACTACTCCCCGGTAGATGTGGGGTTTGATTACTCACTGGTTATCCCGGCATCGTTGGATTTTCCACCTTATGTTTATGTTGAAGGTCATACCATCACTGGCCTTCCTGATCGTATCCATCCAGGAAGTGGATTCCCCCATTTTCTTCGTAAAGGCGAATTAGGATCGGATTTTTCCATAATCGATTGCTTGGACACCTTAACCCAAAAGGCTGCTAACTACATTAATGATCAATCGAAAACCGAGCAGCCATTCTTTTTGTATTTTCCACTTACCGCGCCACATAAACCAGCCATGCCGCATTCCCGGTTTAAGGGGAAAACAGATTTGGGGCCTTATGGTGATTTCGTGATGCAGGTCGACTGGACGGTTGGTCAGGTATTAAAAGCAATCGATGACGCAGGAATTTACGACAACACCCTGGTTATCTACACGAGTGACAATGGTTCCTACATGTATCGCCAAACAGATTCAAATGAACCTGACCATGTTAATGATGAAACGGTGCAGGGATTTTACGAAGCCAATCATACGGCCAACGGAGAACTGCGTGGAACCAAGGCCGACATTTGGGAAGCCGGTCATCGCGTTCCTTTCTTTGTGCGCTGGCCTGGAAAAGTTAACTCAGGAAGCAAGTCAGACCGGACAATTACTCACACCGATTTTTTTGCCACAGCCGCGGAAGTTGTTGGTTCTGAACTTCCACCTCCAACGGTGGCTGCTCAGGATAGCTTCAGCTTTCTGCCTTTAATGATTGGCAACGAAAAAGCATTTAAACGAGCGCCTGTAATTCACCACTCCGGTGGTGCGATGTTTGCCATCCGCGATGGCGATTGGAAACTGGTTCTAGGCAATGGTTCTGGCGGACGTCAGCTTCCCAAAGGCAACCGTTTCGAACGACCTTGGTCACTCTTCAACATGAAAGAAGATCTCAGTGAAACCGAGGATCGGTATAACCAGAATCCATCCAAAGCAAAAGCACTTGAATTGGAGGCGGTGAAGTTGATTACAAATAATCGCAGCAGGTAA
- a CDS encoding DUF1080 domain-containing protein, with protein sequence MKTFITLIFVITFTSLANAKPVRIFDGKSFNGWEGPLESFRIEDGAIVGGNLETAIPKNQFLSTKKRYGDFELRFKFRLIGESPNAGVQFRTERIPNHHEVIGYQADMGGRYWGALYDESRRRVVLQGPDLEKLSEHINYDGWNTYVIRCEGRHIQLWLNGHKTVDWNEPVEEIPVEGIIAVQIHSGKPTEAWYKDITIEEL encoded by the coding sequence ATGAAAACGTTTATTACCCTAATTTTTGTCATTACCTTTACGTCCCTCGCAAACGCAAAACCAGTTCGCATATTTGATGGAAAATCTTTCAACGGTTGGGAAGGGCCCCTCGAATCTTTCCGGATTGAAGATGGAGCTATTGTTGGAGGTAATTTGGAGACAGCGATTCCCAAGAACCAATTTCTCAGCACTAAGAAACGCTATGGTGATTTTGAGTTGCGCTTTAAGTTCAGACTAATTGGAGAAAGCCCCAATGCTGGAGTTCAGTTTCGCACGGAGCGTATTCCCAATCACCATGAAGTGATAGGGTATCAAGCGGATATGGGTGGCCGGTACTGGGGAGCCCTCTATGACGAATCTCGTAGACGTGTTGTTTTGCAAGGTCCGGACCTTGAAAAGCTGTCTGAGCATATTAACTACGATGGTTGGAATACTTACGTGATTCGTTGCGAAGGCCGACACATTCAACTCTGGCTCAATGGCCATAAAACGGTGGATTGGAATGAACCGGTGGAAGAAATTCCGGTCGAGGGGATTATCGCCGTGCAGATCCACAGCGGCAAACCCACCGAGGCCTGGTATAAGGACATTACGATTGAGGAGCTTTGA
- a CDS encoding DUF3516 domain-containing protein, whose translation MDFPLLPLVGQTDPDVLLEHFLEYALEKGIELYPAQEEAILELFAGKNLILNTPTGSGKSLVAAGLHFLSASTGKQSVYTCPIKALVNEKFLSLCRDFGPENVGMMTGDASVNRSAPILCCTAEILSNIALRDGEKAKVHDVIMDEFHYYSDPERGVAWQAPLLTLPHARFLLMSATLGDTRFFQNELERVTGNECASVSSTDRPVPLEFSYVEDPFTETLEKLQATNKFPVYVVHFTQRSASETAQNLLSFNVCTKAEKAEISEELQNVPFTSPFGKDIKKLLRSGIGLHHAGLLPKYRVLMEKLAQKGLLKIICGTDTLGVGVNVPIRTVLFTQLCKYSGTSTGILTARDFHQISGRAGRKGFDDHGYVIAQAPEHVIENKRMESKAAADPKKKKKMVKRKPPDRGFVHWDEETFNKLQAAPAEPLTSSFNVSHGMLLNVLSRVGDGCRAMRTLINDCHNNDRSKQAMRRNSFQLFRALVDRNIIEIMPKGATQKLRVNIELQDDFSLNQTLALYCIDTLGLLDTTAPEYPFKLLSLVESILENPDVILRMQLDKLKGDKVAEMKAAGIEYDERMEKLEELEYPKPEREFIYETFNQFASEHPWVGTENIKPKSIAREMFERFSSFADYIKLYGLMRAEGLLLRHLTNVYRVLDNTIPPHFKTEAVNDAITYIENLLRMTDSSLLDEWELLRNPDYVVGSGEAEAENKNPGVIDITRDRESFTRLVRNEVFRFLRMLANKEYQEITESFEFEEMFPEARSQAMELEQAMTAYYENHEWIRLDPGAREKGNTRISESDDRSNWTIEQTLVDPDELNDFQFVFRLSLKSAKGLGKVELIPVGVGPISVY comes from the coding sequence ATGGATTTTCCGCTTTTACCTCTGGTAGGCCAAACAGATCCGGACGTACTGCTGGAGCATTTTCTAGAGTATGCGCTGGAGAAGGGGATCGAACTGTACCCTGCTCAGGAGGAGGCTATACTGGAGTTGTTTGCAGGAAAGAACCTTATCCTGAATACACCTACCGGGTCTGGAAAATCATTGGTGGCCGCAGGATTGCATTTTCTTTCCGCTTCCACCGGCAAGCAATCCGTTTACACCTGCCCGATTAAGGCGCTGGTGAATGAGAAGTTCTTGTCGCTGTGCCGGGACTTTGGCCCTGAAAACGTCGGTATGATGACCGGTGATGCCAGCGTCAACCGGAGTGCACCCATTCTTTGTTGTACGGCCGAAATCTTGTCCAACATAGCGCTCAGAGACGGAGAGAAGGCGAAAGTGCACGACGTGATCATGGATGAGTTTCATTACTACTCCGATCCTGAACGGGGTGTAGCCTGGCAAGCTCCGTTGCTGACTTTGCCGCATGCCCGTTTTCTCCTGATGTCTGCCACCTTGGGTGATACCCGGTTCTTTCAAAATGAACTTGAGCGTGTTACGGGCAACGAATGTGCAAGCGTTTCGAGTACGGATCGGCCGGTTCCGTTGGAGTTCAGCTACGTGGAGGATCCGTTTACTGAGACGCTCGAAAAACTGCAGGCGACCAACAAGTTTCCTGTTTATGTCGTTCACTTTACCCAACGGTCCGCTTCGGAGACGGCGCAGAATTTACTCAGTTTCAATGTCTGCACAAAAGCAGAGAAGGCTGAGATTTCCGAAGAGCTTCAAAACGTTCCTTTTACGAGTCCCTTTGGAAAAGACATAAAGAAACTCCTTCGTAGCGGTATTGGGCTTCACCATGCGGGTCTGTTACCCAAGTACCGGGTCCTGATGGAGAAGCTTGCGCAGAAAGGATTACTTAAAATCATTTGCGGAACCGATACGCTTGGCGTCGGAGTCAATGTACCAATTAGAACCGTTCTCTTCACCCAGCTCTGCAAATACAGTGGCACAAGCACCGGCATCCTAACCGCGCGTGATTTTCACCAGATAAGCGGCCGTGCTGGACGAAAGGGTTTTGACGACCATGGTTATGTGATAGCTCAGGCTCCGGAGCATGTGATTGAGAATAAGCGGATGGAATCGAAAGCGGCAGCTGATCCGAAGAAGAAAAAGAAGATGGTTAAACGCAAGCCGCCTGACCGTGGGTTTGTTCATTGGGACGAAGAAACGTTTAACAAATTGCAGGCCGCTCCTGCGGAACCGTTAACCTCGAGTTTCAATGTGTCGCATGGGATGTTGCTCAATGTCCTGAGTCGGGTAGGGGACGGTTGCAGAGCGATGCGGACTCTTATCAACGATTGTCACAATAACGATCGATCCAAGCAGGCAATGAGGCGTAACTCTTTTCAGCTTTTTCGTGCTTTGGTGGATCGGAATATCATCGAGATTATGCCGAAGGGCGCTACTCAAAAACTGCGTGTTAATATAGAGCTTCAGGATGACTTTTCTCTGAACCAAACACTTGCTCTCTATTGTATCGATACGCTTGGTTTGCTCGATACCACCGCCCCCGAATATCCGTTCAAGTTGCTTAGTCTGGTTGAGTCGATCCTTGAAAATCCCGATGTTATATTGCGTATGCAACTGGATAAATTAAAGGGTGACAAAGTGGCTGAAATGAAAGCTGCGGGCATCGAATACGACGAGCGTATGGAAAAACTTGAGGAGCTCGAATATCCCAAGCCTGAACGCGAGTTTATCTACGAAACCTTTAATCAATTTGCTAGTGAGCACCCCTGGGTGGGTACCGAGAATATCAAGCCGAAGTCGATCGCGCGGGAAATGTTTGAGCGGTTCAGCAGTTTTGCCGACTACATTAAACTCTATGGGCTGATGCGTGCCGAAGGTCTCTTGCTTCGCCACCTAACCAATGTTTACCGGGTGCTCGATAATACCATTCCGCCACATTTTAAAACAGAAGCAGTGAATGATGCTATTACTTACATCGAAAATCTTCTGCGTATGACAGACTCCAGCCTTTTGGATGAATGGGAACTCCTGCGCAATCCGGATTATGTTGTTGGATCTGGTGAGGCCGAGGCGGAGAATAAGAACCCTGGAGTCATCGACATTACCCGAGATCGTGAATCGTTTACGCGTTTGGTAAGAAACGAAGTATTCCGCTTCCTTCGGATGTTGGCCAATAAGGAATATCAGGAGATCACCGAAAGTTTTGAATTTGAAGAGATGTTTCCCGAGGCGAGATCTCAAGCGATGGAGCTGGAACAGGCGATGACTGCTTATTACGAGAATCACGAATGGATTCGATTAGATCCCGGTGCTCGAGAGAAGGGGAACACCCGAATCAGCGAGTCCGACGATCGTTCAAACTGGACCATTGAACAAACGCTGGTGGACCCGGATGAGCTCAACGACTTTCAATTCGTGTTTAGACTTTCCCTCAAATCTGCCAAGGGATTAGGGAAGGTAGAGTTGATTCCCGTCGGCGTCGGCCCCATTTCGGTGTATTAA
- a CDS encoding DUF3817 domain-containing protein, which produces MQDKTLNRFRKVAIWEGISFLILLGIAMPIKYGLGNPIPVKVVGMIHGILFIAYVILLIQAAMEYDWPFKKSALAFAASLIPFGPFLFDRRLAKEALATEALGQ; this is translated from the coding sequence ATGCAGGATAAAACTTTAAACCGGTTTCGAAAAGTAGCCATCTGGGAAGGCATTTCCTTCTTGATCCTTCTAGGAATCGCCATGCCAATCAAATACGGCCTGGGAAACCCGATTCCGGTAAAAGTCGTGGGAATGATCCACGGAATTCTCTTTATCGCGTATGTAATTTTACTAATCCAGGCAGCCATGGAATATGACTGGCCCTTCAAGAAATCTGCCTTGGCTTTTGCCGCCTCCCTAATCCCATTCGGTCCTTTTCTCTTTGATCGTCGTTTAGCAAAAGAAGCATTAGCCACCGAAGCGTTGGGTCAGTAG
- a CDS encoding arylsulfatase → MTQRPTSISAFFLFLFLLTATLSAQDQPNVILIIADDIGFSDIGSYGSEIETPHLDKLAYDGLRFRNFYNMSKCEPTRSSLFTGRFLPGKHIENAIPFSTLMHEAGYYTAMVGKEHLMSWVPARCFAVNSFEDSFVFWKINSFWLPPSGEFEYPFRFNGVQVKAEDMQVTREPLFKTDVMTDYALKFLDKANESKKPFFLYLPYHEAHYPLQAREEDIAKYRGKYKVGWDNIRAARFARQKELGVIPVNAELSPPEDNINNYRGPYRDNIYKYRPWDSLDEEEQDELDLEQAVFAAMVDGLDQNIGRVLEKLDQIKERENTLIIFFTDNGSCPYDSNVDFDIPPGGADSYRTLSAAWANVGDTPYRFYKQYGHEGGAHTHMIANWPGVIEPGFSDGLAHLTDIYPTMLELAGAEYPDSLNEKPTPSLDGESLMPLLKGESRSEPDIIVSGHGENFRMVRVGDWKLVRVNGNAWELYNLAEDPTELDNLAENKPEKVKELIKAYEDYLET, encoded by the coding sequence ATGACACAACGTCCGACCTCAATATCCGCATTCTTCCTTTTTCTATTCCTACTAACCGCGACCCTATCAGCACAGGACCAACCAAATGTCATTCTAATCATCGCCGACGACATAGGGTTTTCCGATATAGGAAGCTATGGGTCGGAAATTGAAACACCCCATTTAGATAAACTAGCCTATGACGGCCTGCGTTTCAGAAACTTCTACAATATGTCAAAATGCGAGCCGACAAGAAGCTCACTTTTTACAGGGAGGTTTTTGCCCGGTAAGCATATTGAAAATGCGATTCCATTTTCGACGCTCATGCACGAAGCCGGCTACTACACGGCTATGGTGGGCAAAGAGCATTTAATGTCCTGGGTACCTGCCCGTTGTTTTGCCGTAAACAGTTTCGAAGACTCTTTTGTATTCTGGAAAATCAATTCTTTCTGGCTTCCTCCAAGTGGAGAGTTTGAATATCCTTTTCGATTCAATGGCGTTCAGGTCAAAGCGGAGGATATGCAGGTTACCAGAGAACCTCTTTTCAAAACAGACGTTATGACCGACTACGCCTTGAAATTCCTCGACAAGGCGAATGAGAGTAAAAAGCCCTTCTTTCTCTACCTGCCCTACCACGAAGCACATTACCCGCTTCAGGCGCGTGAAGAAGACATTGCGAAGTATCGCGGTAAATACAAAGTCGGTTGGGATAACATTCGGGCCGCACGTTTCGCCAGACAAAAGGAGTTGGGAGTCATTCCAGTCAACGCCGAGCTCAGTCCACCGGAAGACAATATCAATAATTACCGCGGCCCTTATCGGGACAATATTTATAAATACCGCCCATGGGATTCGTTGGATGAAGAAGAACAAGACGAGCTTGATCTTGAGCAAGCGGTTTTCGCTGCGATGGTTGACGGACTGGACCAGAACATTGGGCGGGTGCTCGAGAAACTGGATCAAATCAAGGAGCGCGAAAACACCCTGATCATTTTCTTTACGGACAACGGATCCTGTCCTTACGACTCGAATGTAGATTTCGACATCCCCCCAGGCGGAGCCGACTCCTACCGAACCCTTTCAGCAGCATGGGCCAACGTCGGTGATACTCCCTATCGATTCTATAAACAATATGGCCACGAAGGCGGTGCCCACACGCATATGATAGCAAACTGGCCCGGTGTTATTGAACCAGGCTTCAGTGACGGCCTCGCCCACCTTACAGACATTTATCCGACCATGCTTGAACTCGCAGGTGCCGAATATCCGGATTCATTGAATGAGAAACCTACACCAAGCCTGGATGGAGAATCATTGATGCCCTTATTAAAAGGTGAATCACGATCGGAACCGGATATTATCGTGTCGGGTCACGGTGAAAATTTTCGCATGGTTCGGGTCGGCGACTGGAAGTTGGTCAGAGTGAATGGAAATGCCTGGGAACTCTATAACCTCGCAGAGGACCCCACTGAATTGGACAACCTGGCTGAAAATAAACCCGAGAAGGTTAAAGAGCTAATCAAAGCCTACGAAGATTATTTGGAAACTTGA